GCCCGGCGGCAGCCACCACGCCGCCCTGGCGCACCCCGCCCCCCAGCATCTTGCGGATCCGACGGGCCTGTCCGATGCACTCCCGGTTGGCGCAGAGCACCGAGCCCATGGGAGCCCCCAGGCCCTTGCTGAGGCAGAGTGAGAGAGTATCGGCCCCCCAGGCCAGCTCGGCCACGGAGGTGCCCAGAGCGGTCGCGGCGTGCCAGAGCCGGGCTCCGTCCAGATGGATGCGGAGATCCTGCTCCCGGGCGATGGTCATGAGGCCCCGGGTCTCCTCGACACTGAGGCAGGTGCCGCCGGCAAAGTTGTGGGTGTTCTCCAGGCAGAGCAGGCGGGTCCTCATCGCGTAATAGGGACCGGGCTTGCCGATGGCCTTGAGGAGCTGGTGGGGCGTGAGCTTGCCCGGCCCCCCTTCCCAGGGCAGCGCCTCGGGCATCCCCTGGGCCAGCCAGGCACCGGTGCCGAGCTCGGAACCCAGGACATGGGCCTTGTCCGGGGCCAGGAAACGGTCACCGCGCTCCAGGTGGAGCATCAAGGCGATGAGGTTGGCCATGCACCCCGAGGGGACCCAGAGGGCTGCTTCGAAGCCCGCCAGCTCGGCCACCCGGCGCTCCAGCCGGTCCATGGTGGGATCCCGCTCCAGGACATCATCCCCGACCTCGGCCTCTGCCATGGCCCGTCGCATCTCGGCCGAGGGACGGGTGGTGGTGTCGGATCTGAAGTCGATGGGACGCATGGGGGCTCCGGGGGTACGTTCCCATTATCAGGCTGGATCGGCCTGTCCTGGGAGGGCTTTGCCGAAATCGGGCGAGCCCTGTCTGAGCTTTCTCCCGCTGCAGGGTGATGGACTCAGAGGCGGGTGGCCAGCTCTCCGGGGGGGAGCCCCTCGAGGAATCCGCTCACCAGCCTCAGGAAGACAGCCCGGTGATTGTCGTGCTCGTGGGTCAGGCCCGGAATGTCATAGGCAAAGGGGGTGAGGCTGGGCCAGCGATCCATCCGCCCTCGGATCACCTCGTCGTCCTGGGTGCTGTAGGCTGCCAGAACCTCCAGGGGGAGGGCGGGGTCCAGGGCCAGTGCCTCATTCAGGTGGTCCGGAGAGCTGAGGGCGACGACCGTGCCCGCGCCCTGCCGCTGGGCCAGCAGGGCCGGGAGGAACCCCCCCATGGAAAAGCCGATGCACAGGGTGTCCCGCAGATCCCAGTCCTGGGCCAGAGCCCGGTGGACCCGCGCCAGCATCTCCTGGGGGCTGTCCCCGAAGGCGGCCCCCTGGTGGCGGGAGAAGGGGAGATCCGGGAAGATCAGCTCCCCGAAAGGTGCCAGCCCGAGTTGCGCGATCAGCTCGTCCATGAGTCCTCGGATGCTTCCCTCGGGGCTTCCTGCATAGCCGTGCATGCAGAGGGTGCGGCGGAAGGTCTTCATGAGGATCCTCGGGAAAGGTCGGCAGGGCATTATCGCAAAGTGCCACGCGATGCTGTCAAAGAGGCTGGGCGCCAGGATTTGATCCATGATCTTTGAAGAGTGGATGCGTGGTGTCTGGCTACCAAGTCCGTGATCTTCTGCTGTTTCGCCAACAACAAGCTCGCGAAGGTGTGGATCCGTGTCCTGACAGAGGACCCCGATGCCCGTGCCAAGTTCCAAACCATTGTGGGACTCCTGCGGGGCAAGTACGGTGCGCCGACTGCTGAATGTGAGGATTACACGACGCCTTATTACGATGGGGACGGGTTTGAGGATCAAGCCATCAAGGTGGGGAAAGCTGATTTTTCAGCGATGTGGGGGACTCAGCTTCTGGTCCAGATCTCGCGCTCCCTGACGGTGGATATCTCC
The sequence above is drawn from the uncultured Holophaga sp. genome and encodes:
- a CDS encoding GntG family PLP-dependent aldolase translates to MRPIDFRSDTTTRPSAEMRRAMAEAEVGDDVLERDPTMDRLERRVAELAGFEAALWVPSGCMANLIALMLHLERGDRFLAPDKAHVLGSELGTGAWLAQGMPEALPWEGGPGKLTPHQLLKAIGKPGPYYAMRTRLLCLENTHNFAGGTCLSVEETRGLMTIAREQDLRIHLDGARLWHAATALGTSVAELAWGADTLSLCLSKGLGAPMGSVLCANRECIGQARRIRKMLGGGVRQGGVVAAAGLVALDYLPRLEEDHAKARRLAEGLQAMGLRPKTPETNIVMVPVTDVPLALQSLEEAGVRVLPVGSALRFITHRDITLDDVEDALLRIQPQVPSLLTTWEGDRPMV